From the genome of Lotus japonicus ecotype B-129 chromosome 6, LjGifu_v1.2, one region includes:
- the LOC130726994 gene encoding plasma membrane ATPase 4-like isoform X1, whose amino-acid sequence MAGEKGVINLEDIKNETVDLERIPIEEVFEQLKCTKEGLSSEEGAQRIEIFGPNKLEEKKESKFLKFLGFMWNPLSWVMEAAAIMAIALANGDGKPPDWQDFVGIVCLLVINSTISFIEENNAGNAAAALMAGLAPKTKVLRDGKWSEQEAAILVPGDIVSIKLGDIIPADARLLEGDPLMVDQAALTGESLPVTRHPGQEVFSGSTCKQGEIEAVVIATGVHTFFGKAAHLVDSTNQVGHFQKVLTAIGNFCIVSIAVGMIAEIIVMYPIQHRKYRNGIDNLLVLLIGGIPIAMPTVLSVTMAIGSHKLAQQGAITKRMTAIEEMAGMDVLCSDKTGTLTLNKLTVDKNLVEVFAKGVDKDHVILLAARAARTENQDAIDAAIVGMLADPKEARAGIREVHFLPFNPVGKRTALTYIDADGNWHRASKGAPEQIMDLCNLKEDAKKKVHAIIEKFAERGLRSLGVARQEVPEKTKESAGGPWQFVGVLSLFDPPRHDSAETIRRALHLGVNVKMITGDQLAIAKETGRRLGMGTNMYPSATLLGQDKDANIAALPVDELIEKADGFAGVFPEHKYEIVKKLQERKHICGMTGDGVNDAPALKRADIGIAVADATDAARGASDIVLTEPGLSVIISAVLTSRAIFQRMKNYTIYAVSITIRIVFGFMFIALIWKFDFSPFMVLIIAILNDGTIMTISKDRVKPSPMPDSWKLKEIFATGIVLGGYLALMTVIFFWLMKETTFFSVRNIYLALQIFFIGLTVLIFFMSLCLCVSNVLHTCLFLSLQDKFGVRPLHESPDEMIAALYLQVSIVSQALIFVTRSRSWSYVERPGMLLMGAFLIAQLIATFIAVYANWGFARIKGVGWGWAGVIWIYSVVFYVPLDILKFAIRYILSGKAWLNMLENKTAFTTKKDYGKEEREAQWAHAQRTLHGLQPPETTGIFNEKSSYRELSEIAEQAKRRAEVARLRELHTLKGHVESVVKLKGLDIDTIQQHYTV is encoded by the exons ATGGCTGGTGAGAAGGGAGTCATCAACCTTGAGGATATCAAGAATGAGACTGTTGATCTG GAACGTATTCCAATTGAGGAAGTGTTTGAGCAGCTGAAATGTACCAAGGAAGGTTTGTCCTCAGAGGAAGGAGCCCAAAGGATAGAAATATTTGGTCCAAACAAGCTAGAAGAGAAGAAG GAAAGCAAGTTTCTCAAGTTTCTTGGGTTCATGTGGAATCCCCTGTCATGGGTCATGGAAGCTGCTGCTATAATGGCAATTGCTCTTGCAAATGGTGATGGAAAGCCTCCAGATTGGCAGGATTTTGTTGGCATTGTTTGCTTGCTTGTAATCAACTCCACCATCAGTTTCATCGAAGAAAACAATGCTGGAAATGCTGCTGCTGCTCTCATGGCTGGTCTTGCTCCTAAAACAAAG GTTCTTAGAGATGGTAAATGGAGTGAGCAAGAAGCTGCAATTCTAGTCCCAGGAGACATTGTAAGCATCAAGCTAGGAGACATTATTCCTGCTGATGCTCGTCTTCTTGAGGGTGATCCCTTAATGGTTGACCAAGCAGCTCTCACTGGAGAATCACTTCCTGTGACTAGGCATCCAGGACAAGAAGTCTTCTCTGGCTCAACTTGCAAACAAGGTGAAATTGAAGCCGTTGTTATTGCGACCGGTGTGCACACGTTCTTCGGGAAGGCGGCTCACCTGGTGGACAGTACCAACCAAGTTGGACATTTCCAGAAGGTTCTCACAGCTATTGGGAACTTTTGCATTGTCTCCATTGCAGTTGGCATGATTGCTGAGATTATAGTCATGTACCCAATTCAGCACCGGAAGTACAGGAACGGAATTGACAACTTGTTGGTCCTATTGATTGGAGGAATTCCCATTGCCATGCCTACTGTGTTGTCTGTGACAATGGCCATTGGTTCTCACAAGCTAGCTCAGCAAGGTGCCATCACCAAGAGAATGACTGCCATAGAAGAAATGGCTGGCATGGATGTCCTTTGCAGTGACAAGACAGGAACACTCACCCTTAACAAACTCACTGTTGACAAGAACTTGGTTGAGGTCTTTGCGAAAGGAGTGGACAAGGACCATGTGATCCTTCTTGCTGCAAGGGCTGCTAGGACTGAAAACCAGGATGCCATAGATGCTGCCATTGTTGGAATGCTTGCTGACCCTAAAGAG GCAAGGGCTGGGATAAGAGAGGTGCATTTCCTTCCATTCAATCCTGTTGGCAAAAGAACTGCTTTGACTTACATTGATGCTGATGGAAATTGGCACCGGGCAAGCAAAGGTGCTCCTGAGCAG ATCATGGACCTTTGTAACCTCAAGGAAGATGCAAAGAAGAAGGTCCATGCTATCATTGAAAAGTTCGCAGAAAGAGGGCTGCGCTCACTTGGTGTTGCTAGACAG GAAGTTCCTGAGAAAACAAAGGAAAGTGCTGGTGGTCCATGGCAGTTTGTTGGAGTGTTGTCACTGTTTGATCCCCCTAGGCATGACAGTGCTGAAACCATTCGCCGAGCTCTGCACCTCGGTGTAAATGTTAAGATGATTACAG GTGATCAACTTGCCATAGCAAAGGAAACCGGTCGGAGACTCGGAATGGGAACGAATATGTACCCATCTGCTACTTTGCTTGGTCAAGACAAAGATGCAAATATTGCTGCATTACCTGTAGATGAGTTGATTGAGAAGGCTGATGGATTTGCTGGAGTTTTTCCAG AGCACAAATATGAAATTGTGAAGAAGTTGCAAGAGAGGAAGCACATTTGTGGAATGACTGGAGATGGTGTCAATGATGCTCCTGCATTGAAGAGGGCTGATATTGGAATTGCTGTTGCTGATGCCACTGATGCTGCAAGAGGAGCATCTGATATTGTCTTGACCGAACCCGGGTTAAGTGTTATTATTAGTGCAGTGTTGACCAGCAGAGCTATTTTCCAAAGAATGAAGAACTACACG ATCTATGCAGTATCAATCACTATCCGTATAGTG TTTGGCTTCATGTTTATTGCGCTGATCTGGAAATTCGACTTCTCTCCTTTCATGGTTTTGATTATTGCCATTCTAAATGATG GAACAATCATGACAATTTCCAAGGACAGGGTTAAGCCATCTCCCATGCCTGATAGCTGGAAACTAAAAGAAATATTTGCTACTGGGATCGTACTCGGAGGTTACTTGGCACTGATGACTGTCATATTCTTCTGGCTAATGAAGGAAACTACATTCTTCTCTGTAAGAAATATTTACCTTGCATTGCAAATATTCTTCATAGGCCTTACTGTCCTCATATTCTTTATGTCCTTGTGTTTGTGTGTCTCAAATGTTTTACACACTTGCCTTTTTTTATCACTGCAGGACAAATTTGGAGTTAGACCCCTGCATGAAAGCCCAGATGAAATGATAGCTGCTTTGTATCTACAAGTTAGCATAGTTAGCCAGGCTTTGATATTTGTTACCCGTTCGCGTAGCTGGTCCTATGTCGAACGCCCTGGAATGCTGTTAATGGGAGCTTTCCTTATTGCTCAACTG ATTGCTACATTTATAGCAGTATATGCCAACTGGGGCTTTGCAAGGATCAAGGGAGTGGGTTGGGGCTGGGCAGGAGTCATATGGATCTATAGTGTTGTCTTCTATGTTCCACTTGACATACTAAAATTCGCCATCCGCTACATCTTGAGTGGCAAAGCTTGGCTTAACATGCTAGAAAACAAG ACTGCCTTCACCACCAAGAAAGACTATGGTAAAGAGGAGAGGGAAGCTCAATGGGCTCATGCTCAGAGGACCCTGCATGGACTTCAACCACCAGAAACTACTGGCATTTTCAATGAAAAGAGTAGTTACAGAGAACTATCTGAGATTGCTGAGCAAGCCAAGAGAAGAGCTGAAGTTGCAAG GCTTCGCGAACTTCACACTCTTAAAGGACATGTTGAGTCAGTGGTGAAGCTAAAAGGCTTGGACATTGATACCATCCAGCAGCACTACACTGTGTGA
- the LOC130723742 gene encoding transcription factor bHLH146-like, protein MEGQPAKRRRVYSVEPNKVVEAAFARNYMNYLVPALMKIKEINTCGGDIQNVVKHEVDMAMVSSAQGFAWSNSLKLKLQNQREDIGVNVNGNTSIPQSPSSESQAKILVSKSKNNDMPTMKRDLIDVEDDDEVINGQLKSLKRLIPGGENMCNDEMVVELESYIGCLQMQVNILQYLADQTS, encoded by the coding sequence ATGGAGGGTCAACCAGCCAAACGTAGACGCGTTTACTCAGTTGAACCAAACAAAGTAGTAGAAGCAGCATTTGCTAGAAACTACATGAACTATTTAGTTCCAGCTTTGATGAAGATCAAGGAAATTAATACTTGTGGTGGTGATATTCAGAATGTTGTCAAGCATGAAGTGGACATGGCAATGGTGTCCTCAGCCCAAGGCTTTGCATggagtaattctctcaaactcaAGCTTCAAAATCAAAGGGAGGATATTGGAGTCAATGTAAATGGAAACACTAGTATCCCTCAAAGCCCTAGTTCAGAGTCACAGGCTAAGATTTTGGTGAGTAAGTCTAAGAACAATGACATGCCAACAATGAAAAGGGATTTaattgatgttgaagatgatgatgaggtcATTAATGGGCAGTTGAAAAGCTTAAAAAGGTTGATACCTGGAGGAGAAAATATGTGTAATGATGAAATGGTGGTAGAACTAGAGAGCTACATAGGTTGTTTGCAAATGCAGGTGAATATTCTTCAGTACCTTGCTGATCAGACAAGTTGA
- the LOC130726994 gene encoding plasma membrane ATPase 4-like isoform X2 has protein sequence MAGEKGVINLEDIKNETVDLERIPIEEVFEQLKCTKEGLSSEEGAQRIEIFGPNKLEEKKESKFLKFLGFMWNPLSWVMEAAAIMAIALANGDGKPPDWQDFVGIVCLLVINSTISFIEENNAGNAAAALMAGLAPKTKVLRDGKWSEQEAAILVPGDIVSIKLGDIIPADARLLEGDPLMVDQAALTGESLPVTRHPGQEVFSGSTCKQGEIEAVVIATGVHTFFGKAAHLVDSTNQVGHFQKVLTAIGNFCIVSIAVGMIAEIIVMYPIQHRKYRNGIDNLLVLLIGGIPIAMPTVLSVTMAIGSHKLAQQGAITKRMTAIEEMAGMDVLCSDKTGTLTLNKLTVDKNLVEVFAKGVDKDHVILLAARAARTENQDAIDAAIVGMLADPKEARAGIREVHFLPFNPVGKRTALTYIDADGNWHRASKGAPEQIMDLCNLKEDAKKKVHAIIEKFAERGLRSLGVARQEVPEKTKESAGGPWQFVGVLSLFDPPRHDSAETIRRALHLGVNVKMITGDQLAIAKETGRRLGMGTNMYPSATLLGQDKDANIAALPVDELIEKADGFAGVFPEHKYEIVKKLQERKHICGMTGDGVNDAPALKRADIGIAVADATDAARGASDIVLTEPGLSVIISAVLTSRAIFQRMKNYTIYAVSITIRIVFGFMFIALIWKFDFSPFMVLIIAILNDGTIMTISKDRVKPSPMPDSWKLKEIFATGIVLGGYLALMTVIFFWLMKETTFFSDKFGVRPLHESPDEMIAALYLQVSIVSQALIFVTRSRSWSYVERPGMLLMGAFLIAQLIATFIAVYANWGFARIKGVGWGWAGVIWIYSVVFYVPLDILKFAIRYILSGKAWLNMLENKTAFTTKKDYGKEEREAQWAHAQRTLHGLQPPETTGIFNEKSSYRELSEIAEQAKRRAEVARLRELHTLKGHVESVVKLKGLDIDTIQQHYTV, from the exons ATGGCTGGTGAGAAGGGAGTCATCAACCTTGAGGATATCAAGAATGAGACTGTTGATCTG GAACGTATTCCAATTGAGGAAGTGTTTGAGCAGCTGAAATGTACCAAGGAAGGTTTGTCCTCAGAGGAAGGAGCCCAAAGGATAGAAATATTTGGTCCAAACAAGCTAGAAGAGAAGAAG GAAAGCAAGTTTCTCAAGTTTCTTGGGTTCATGTGGAATCCCCTGTCATGGGTCATGGAAGCTGCTGCTATAATGGCAATTGCTCTTGCAAATGGTGATGGAAAGCCTCCAGATTGGCAGGATTTTGTTGGCATTGTTTGCTTGCTTGTAATCAACTCCACCATCAGTTTCATCGAAGAAAACAATGCTGGAAATGCTGCTGCTGCTCTCATGGCTGGTCTTGCTCCTAAAACAAAG GTTCTTAGAGATGGTAAATGGAGTGAGCAAGAAGCTGCAATTCTAGTCCCAGGAGACATTGTAAGCATCAAGCTAGGAGACATTATTCCTGCTGATGCTCGTCTTCTTGAGGGTGATCCCTTAATGGTTGACCAAGCAGCTCTCACTGGAGAATCACTTCCTGTGACTAGGCATCCAGGACAAGAAGTCTTCTCTGGCTCAACTTGCAAACAAGGTGAAATTGAAGCCGTTGTTATTGCGACCGGTGTGCACACGTTCTTCGGGAAGGCGGCTCACCTGGTGGACAGTACCAACCAAGTTGGACATTTCCAGAAGGTTCTCACAGCTATTGGGAACTTTTGCATTGTCTCCATTGCAGTTGGCATGATTGCTGAGATTATAGTCATGTACCCAATTCAGCACCGGAAGTACAGGAACGGAATTGACAACTTGTTGGTCCTATTGATTGGAGGAATTCCCATTGCCATGCCTACTGTGTTGTCTGTGACAATGGCCATTGGTTCTCACAAGCTAGCTCAGCAAGGTGCCATCACCAAGAGAATGACTGCCATAGAAGAAATGGCTGGCATGGATGTCCTTTGCAGTGACAAGACAGGAACACTCACCCTTAACAAACTCACTGTTGACAAGAACTTGGTTGAGGTCTTTGCGAAAGGAGTGGACAAGGACCATGTGATCCTTCTTGCTGCAAGGGCTGCTAGGACTGAAAACCAGGATGCCATAGATGCTGCCATTGTTGGAATGCTTGCTGACCCTAAAGAG GCAAGGGCTGGGATAAGAGAGGTGCATTTCCTTCCATTCAATCCTGTTGGCAAAAGAACTGCTTTGACTTACATTGATGCTGATGGAAATTGGCACCGGGCAAGCAAAGGTGCTCCTGAGCAG ATCATGGACCTTTGTAACCTCAAGGAAGATGCAAAGAAGAAGGTCCATGCTATCATTGAAAAGTTCGCAGAAAGAGGGCTGCGCTCACTTGGTGTTGCTAGACAG GAAGTTCCTGAGAAAACAAAGGAAAGTGCTGGTGGTCCATGGCAGTTTGTTGGAGTGTTGTCACTGTTTGATCCCCCTAGGCATGACAGTGCTGAAACCATTCGCCGAGCTCTGCACCTCGGTGTAAATGTTAAGATGATTACAG GTGATCAACTTGCCATAGCAAAGGAAACCGGTCGGAGACTCGGAATGGGAACGAATATGTACCCATCTGCTACTTTGCTTGGTCAAGACAAAGATGCAAATATTGCTGCATTACCTGTAGATGAGTTGATTGAGAAGGCTGATGGATTTGCTGGAGTTTTTCCAG AGCACAAATATGAAATTGTGAAGAAGTTGCAAGAGAGGAAGCACATTTGTGGAATGACTGGAGATGGTGTCAATGATGCTCCTGCATTGAAGAGGGCTGATATTGGAATTGCTGTTGCTGATGCCACTGATGCTGCAAGAGGAGCATCTGATATTGTCTTGACCGAACCCGGGTTAAGTGTTATTATTAGTGCAGTGTTGACCAGCAGAGCTATTTTCCAAAGAATGAAGAACTACACG ATCTATGCAGTATCAATCACTATCCGTATAGTG TTTGGCTTCATGTTTATTGCGCTGATCTGGAAATTCGACTTCTCTCCTTTCATGGTTTTGATTATTGCCATTCTAAATGATG GAACAATCATGACAATTTCCAAGGACAGGGTTAAGCCATCTCCCATGCCTGATAGCTGGAAACTAAAAGAAATATTTGCTACTGGGATCGTACTCGGAGGTTACTTGGCACTGATGACTGTCATATTCTTCTGGCTAATGAAGGAAACTACATTCTTCTCT GACAAATTTGGAGTTAGACCCCTGCATGAAAGCCCAGATGAAATGATAGCTGCTTTGTATCTACAAGTTAGCATAGTTAGCCAGGCTTTGATATTTGTTACCCGTTCGCGTAGCTGGTCCTATGTCGAACGCCCTGGAATGCTGTTAATGGGAGCTTTCCTTATTGCTCAACTG ATTGCTACATTTATAGCAGTATATGCCAACTGGGGCTTTGCAAGGATCAAGGGAGTGGGTTGGGGCTGGGCAGGAGTCATATGGATCTATAGTGTTGTCTTCTATGTTCCACTTGACATACTAAAATTCGCCATCCGCTACATCTTGAGTGGCAAAGCTTGGCTTAACATGCTAGAAAACAAG ACTGCCTTCACCACCAAGAAAGACTATGGTAAAGAGGAGAGGGAAGCTCAATGGGCTCATGCTCAGAGGACCCTGCATGGACTTCAACCACCAGAAACTACTGGCATTTTCAATGAAAAGAGTAGTTACAGAGAACTATCTGAGATTGCTGAGCAAGCCAAGAGAAGAGCTGAAGTTGCAAG GCTTCGCGAACTTCACACTCTTAAAGGACATGTTGAGTCAGTGGTGAAGCTAAAAGGCTTGGACATTGATACCATCCAGCAGCACTACACTGTGTGA